The following coding sequences lie in one bacterium genomic window:
- a CDS encoding M24 family metallopeptidase: MKIDIKSEIREKEKRLYAFMDSNGYGAVIINKQSNFAWLTGGGDNHVGIATEIGSVTAIVTKAKKYIIANNIEAPRIKDEEINDQAFELVEFPWNEADRSAEIIKEITDGMRVASDEEIAPLRYSLTQSEIEKYRWIGHESSKSLKEVSDIIKPGDSEHKVAGLVAERLLPSGIIPIVLLIAADERIKKYRHPIPTDNRIKKHVMIVVCARKWGLITSLTRLVHFGSLPSELREKHNAVTKIDASFTANTRPGNIVGDIFSKALDVYERTGFRDEWKLHHQGGATGYSCRDYKGTSDSKETVELNQAFAWNPSITGTKSEDTIIALKDKTKIITQAADWPMLTVKYEDQSIQKPDIYIK, encoded by the coding sequence ATGAAAATAGATATTAAAAGTGAAATTAGGGAGAAAGAAAAAAGACTATATGCATTTATGGATAGTAACGGCTATGGTGCTGTCATTATTAACAAACAGAGTAATTTTGCGTGGCTCACAGGAGGTGGGGATAACCACGTTGGCATAGCAACTGAAATCGGTAGTGTTACAGCTATTGTCACAAAAGCGAAAAAATATATTATTGCCAACAATATTGAAGCTCCGCGTATCAAAGATGAGGAGATAAATGACCAGGCATTTGAACTTGTTGAATTTCCATGGAATGAGGCCGATAGATCTGCAGAAATTATTAAAGAGATAACAGATGGTATGCGTGTTGCCTCAGATGAAGAAATTGCCCCGTTGCGCTATAGTTTAACTCAGTCGGAAATAGAAAAATACAGATGGATTGGACATGAGAGTTCAAAAAGTCTAAAGGAAGTATCTGATATTATAAAGCCCGGCGATTCTGAGCACAAAGTAGCTGGGCTGGTAGCAGAAAGACTTCTTCCGTCAGGCATAATTCCCATTGTTCTTCTTATAGCGGCTGATGAACGTATCAAGAAATACAGACATCCAATCCCAACAGATAATAGAATAAAAAAACATGTTATGATTGTGGTATGCGCAAGAAAATGGGGTTTAATAACGTCATTAACAAGGCTTGTTCATTTTGGAAGCCTGCCTTCTGAATTAAGAGAAAAGCATAACGCAGTTACAAAGATTGATGCTTCCTTTACTGCAAATACAAGGCCGGGAAATATTGTTGGAGATATTTTCAGTAAAGCTTTAGATGTTTATGAAAGAACCGGTTTCAGGGATGAGTGGAAACTGCATCACCAGGGAGGAGCAACAGGTTATTCATGCAGAGACTACAAAGGAACATCTGACAGTAAAGAAACAGTTGAGTTGAATCAGGCTTTTGCATGGAATCCATCCATTACAGGAACAAAGTCAGAAGACACAATAATTGCTCTCAAGGATAAAACAAAAATAATCACACAGGCAGCAGACTGGCCAATGTTAACCGTCAAGTATGAAGATCAGTCCATACAGAAGCCGGATATTTACATAAAATAA
- a CDS encoding V-type ATP synthase subunit B: MQKEYLTVREIVGPLILVEDISGVKYDELIEIGLPSGEVRQGKVLEISTDKALIQVFEGTSGIDIAKTRVKFLGKGIELPVSEDLMGRVFDGLGKPMDDGPEIIPEKYLDINGNPINPYARDYPSEFIQTGISAIDGLNTLVRGQKLPIFSGSGLPHSHVAAQIARQAKVVGKEEKFAVVFAAIGITFEEADFFISDFRRTGAIERTVLFINLADDPAIERIATPRVALTAAEYLAFERGMHVLVILTDMTNYCEALRSVSAARKEVPGRRGYPGYMYTDLASIYERAGRIKNKKGSITQIPILTMPDDDKTHPIPDLTGYITEGQIILNRSLHKKGISPPIDVLPSLSRLKDKGIGKGKTREDHADVFNQLFAAYASGKEAQELAIILGESALSDIDKLYFKFSDEFEKRYVGQGYDENRTIDQTLDLGWELLSMLPKSELKRIRPEYIEKYLQSKSK; this comes from the coding sequence ATGCAAAAAGAATATTTGACTGTTAGAGAGATAGTTGGCCCGCTTATTCTTGTAGAGGATATAAGCGGGGTGAAATATGATGAGCTAATAGAAATTGGCTTGCCAAGTGGAGAAGTGAGACAGGGGAAGGTTTTGGAAATTTCCACTGATAAGGCTCTTATACAGGTATTTGAGGGGACAAGTGGAATAGATATAGCTAAAACCAGAGTGAAATTTTTGGGTAAAGGAATAGAGCTTCCTGTTTCAGAGGATTTGATGGGCAGGGTCTTTGACGGGCTGGGCAAACCAATGGATGATGGCCCGGAAATAATTCCTGAGAAATATCTGGATATAAACGGCAACCCTATCAATCCATATGCGCGTGATTATCCGTCTGAGTTTATTCAAACAGGGATATCTGCAATAGACGGCCTGAACACTCTGGTCAGAGGACAGAAATTACCTATTTTTTCCGGCTCTGGACTTCCGCATTCCCATGTTGCCGCTCAGATTGCAAGACAGGCAAAGGTTGTTGGCAAAGAGGAAAAATTCGCTGTTGTTTTTGCTGCTATTGGCATAACCTTTGAAGAAGCAGATTTCTTTATTTCGGATTTTAGAAGAACAGGAGCTATAGAGCGAACAGTCTTGTTCATAAACCTTGCTGATGACCCTGCTATTGAGAGAATTGCTACTCCGCGTGTTGCACTAACGGCAGCAGAATATCTGGCATTTGAGAGAGGTATGCATGTATTGGTCATATTAACGGATATGACCAATTATTGCGAAGCATTACGTTCTGTATCTGCCGCCAGGAAAGAAGTTCCCGGCAGAAGAGGATATCCTGGTTATATGTATACTGATCTTGCTTCAATTTATGAAAGGGCAGGTAGAATTAAAAATAAAAAAGGATCCATTACTCAGATTCCTATCCTGACCATGCCTGACGATGATAAAACACATCCTATACCGGATTTGACAGGTTATATTACAGAGGGGCAAATTATACTGAATAGAAGTCTTCATAAAAAGGGGATATCTCCTCCTATTGACGTTCTTCCGTCACTTTCAAGATTGAAGGATAAAGGGATTGGCAAAGGGAAAACCAGAGAGGACCATGCCGATGTTTTCAATCAGCTTTTCGCTGCTTATGCAAGCGGCAAAGAAGCGCAGGAACTTGCAATTATTCTTGGAGAATCCGCTTTGAGCGATATAGATAAATTATATTTTAAGTTTTCAGATGAGTTTGAAAAACGCTATGTTGGTCAGGGATACGACGAGAATAGAACCATAGACCAAACACTTGACCTGGGATGGGAACTCCTCTCAATGCTGCCAAAATCAGAACTAAAGAGAATAAGACCAGAATATATAGAGAAATATCTGCAGAGTAAATCTAAGTAG
- a CDS encoding DUF86 domain-containing protein, which translates to MRKIELYLKDILKALEDITEFVGNMTFEEFIADDKTSSAVFRKLEVIGEAAKGVPNDVRQKYPEVPWKEMAGMRDRLIHFYFGIDYELVWSTIKKRIPEIRPYIERIVCDNS; encoded by the coding sequence ATGAGAAAAATCGAATTATATCTGAAGGATATATTAAAGGCGTTGGAGGACATTACTGAATTCGTTGGCAATATGACATTTGAAGAATTCATAGCGGATGACAAAACGAGCAGTGCAGTTTTTAGAAAACTGGAGGTGATAGGAGAAGCCGCTAAAGGTGTTCCAAACGATGTTCGGCAAAAATATCCTGAAGTCCCATGGAAAGAGATGGCAGGCATGAGAGATAGATTGATTCATTTTTATTTCGGAATTGACTATGAGCTAGTATGGAGCACCATTAAAAAACGGATACCTGAGATAAGGCCATATATTGAGAGGATTGTTTGCGATAATAGCTAA
- a CDS encoding nucleotidyltransferase family protein translates to MRQVNRNEVVKQLNMLFPNIKKRFKANSILLFGSVARGENRIDSDIDVLVDFKKGADLFDLMGLADYLEHNLQHKVDVVSKNGLREELRGIVEKEAIAI, encoded by the coding sequence ATGCGACAGGTCAACAGAAATGAAGTTGTGAAGCAGTTAAACATGCTGTTCCCAAATATCAAGAAAAGATTCAAAGCAAATTCAATTTTATTGTTTGGCTCAGTTGCAAGAGGAGAAAATCGGATAGACAGCGATATAGATGTTTTAGTAGACTTTAAAAAAGGCGCTGATTTATTTGACTTGATGGGACTAGCTGATTACTTGGAACACAATCTACAGCATAAAGTAGACGTTGTCTCCAAAAATGGACTAAGGGAAGAATTACGGGGCATTGTAGAAAAGGAGGCGATAGCAATATGA
- a CDS encoding V-type ATP synthase subunit A translates to MNGKIIKVSGPLVLADCMQDARMFDLVKVGNKKLIGEIIELRGDVASIQVYEETAGIGPDEPVISTGRPLSVELGPGLIESIYDGIQRPLDILMDKTGEYITRGVSAPGIDRNKKWHFVPSAKAGDTVRYGDAIGTVQETNTVIHKIMVPSGVEGKIEKITEGKFAVEDTVAVIKTDKGSKNITMLQYWPVRIPRPYQKKLVPETPLITGQRVIDTFFPIARGGTACIPGPFGSGKTVVQHQLAKWSDAEIIVYIGCGERGNEMTDVLMEFPQLKDPKTGNPLMKRTVLIANTSNMPVAAREASIYTGVTIAEYYRDMGYNVAVMADSTSRWAEALREMSGRLEEMPGEEGYPAYLPAKLAEFYERAGRVICKGADSREGTLSIIGAVSPPGGDLSDPVVQGTLKVVKVFWALEDKLAYRRHFPAISWINSYSLYLDNIHDFLKENLGEDWMRMRQEGMKLLQQETDLQEIVRLVGLDTLSVSDRLILETAKSIREDFLHQNAFHEIDTYTSLKKQYRMLKLIMMLHEKCIQSLGENIPIESLTNLKIREDISRMRFIHEKELDKFSELEKKVEEEISQLTVESKK, encoded by the coding sequence GTAGGGAATAAAAAGCTCATCGGAGAGATAATAGAATTAAGAGGCGACGTAGCCTCCATTCAGGTATATGAAGAAACAGCAGGAATTGGCCCGGATGAACCCGTTATATCAACAGGCAGACCTCTAAGTGTAGAGTTGGGACCTGGATTAATAGAATCAATATATGACGGTATCCAACGTCCTTTGGATATATTGATGGATAAAACAGGAGAATACATTACCAGAGGTGTTTCTGCCCCGGGAATTGACCGCAATAAAAAATGGCATTTTGTGCCGTCTGCAAAGGCAGGAGACACTGTGCGTTATGGAGATGCAATTGGAACAGTTCAGGAAACAAACACAGTTATCCATAAAATCATGGTGCCTTCAGGAGTAGAAGGCAAAATAGAAAAAATTACAGAGGGTAAGTTCGCTGTTGAAGATACAGTTGCAGTAATTAAAACCGACAAAGGGTCTAAGAATATTACAATGCTGCAATACTGGCCTGTAAGAATTCCAAGACCATATCAGAAGAAGTTAGTGCCTGAGACTCCTCTTATTACAGGCCAGCGAGTAATTGACACATTTTTCCCGATTGCTAGAGGAGGCACCGCTTGTATTCCAGGTCCTTTTGGCAGCGGAAAAACTGTCGTTCAGCATCAACTTGCAAAATGGTCGGATGCAGAGATTATTGTCTATATAGGATGCGGAGAACGCGGCAATGAAATGACAGACGTATTAATGGAATTTCCGCAGCTTAAGGACCCAAAGACGGGTAACCCGTTAATGAAAAGAACTGTGCTTATAGCCAACACATCCAACATGCCTGTTGCCGCAAGAGAAGCTTCTATATATACAGGAGTAACAATAGCTGAATATTACCGCGATATGGGATATAATGTTGCGGTAATGGCTGACTCTACCTCCAGATGGGCAGAGGCATTAAGAGAAATGTCAGGCAGACTTGAAGAAATGCCCGGTGAAGAGGGTTACCCGGCATATCTTCCTGCAAAACTTGCTGAATTCTACGAACGGGCAGGCAGAGTAATATGTAAAGGCGCAGATTCCAGAGAAGGCACATTAAGCATAATCGGCGCTGTATCACCTCCGGGAGGCGATCTTTCTGACCCGGTTGTTCAGGGAACGTTGAAGGTTGTTAAAGTCTTTTGGGCACTGGAAGATAAACTGGCATACAGGCGTCATTTCCCTGCAATAAGCTGGATCAATAGTTATTCTTTATACCTTGATAATATTCATGACTTCCTGAAAGAAAATTTAGGTGAAGACTGGATGAGAATGCGACAGGAAGGCATGAAACTTCTCCAGCAGGAAACTGATCTTCAGGAAATCGTACGGCTTGTCGGGCTGGATACTCTTTCTGTTTCTGACCGCCTTATTCTTGAGACTGCAAAGTCTATAAGAGAAGACTTCCTACATCAAAACGCATTTCATGAAATAGATACTTATACATCGCTTAAGAAGCAATATCGCATGCTGAAACTAATTATGATGCTTCATGAAAAATGCATTCAGTCATTGGGCGAAAATATACCTATAGAATCGCTGACCAATCTGAAAATCAGAGAAGATATATCGCGAATGCGGTTTATTCATGAAAAAGAACTTGATAAATTCTCCGAATTGGAGAAAAAAGTAGAAGAAGAGATAAGTCAGCTTACAGTGGAGAGTAAGAAGTAA